The genome window GATCCGTGATATGCAGGTCCGTTTCGGCGTCGCGTGGTACGATCGCGATTTCTTCGCGGCGAAGCGTGACGCATATTCGGATCCCAGGCATATCGCACTATATGCGAAGTTCGGGGCTACGCTCGACAACTTCAAGATCGAGCATTTTCTCGTGGATGATCGCGGCGAGCTTTCGCCGGCAAACTGATCCTCGACAGGCGCCCCGCCTTGTGCGATGCTTGCCGGCATCGTACCAATGAAACGCCCTAGCTACATCGTCAATCAATCGGAATCGCCGCGCCGCACGGCCAAGATCATTTCAACGGGCGAGCCACTTGCCGCCGTTGCGGATCTGTCCGGGCCCGCGGGGCTTTGCCAGTTGCGAATTCAGCACGAAATCTTGCCTCCGGGACATCGCTCGTCGTCGCCTCACGCGCATACCCACCGGGAGGAGTTCGTCTACGTATTGGAGGGGGAACCCGACGCGTGGATCGATGGGGAACTCTATCCACTGCGCCGGGGAGACACGATCGCGCTATGCGCGGGCACCGGCATCGCCCATTCAATAATCAACAACAGCAAGCGCGAGGTTCATAT of Polyangium spumosum contains these proteins:
- a CDS encoding cupin domain-containing protein, with protein sequence MLAGIVPMKRPSYIVNQSESPRRTAKIISTGEPLAAVADLSGPAGLCQLRIQHEILPPGHRSSSPHAHTHREEFVYVLEGEPDAWIDGELYPLRRGDTIALCAGTGIAHSIINNSKREVHILAIASSPEQDGCYFPLSGIRDNVPDEIAIAWAGRLRGAHDGRARAVDPAEADVDSSPIEHE